A stretch of Bacteroidales bacterium DNA encodes these proteins:
- a CDS encoding N-6 DNA methylase gives MALSWNEIRSRAVTFSKEWENEASEDAEAKSFWDAFFNVFGVSRRLIASFEKPVRKLDESTGYIDLLWKGNILVEHKSRGKNLDKAYRQALDYFPGLKDYELPKYVLVSDFARFRLYDLEEDHQVDFELKDFYKHIKEFGFIAGYQKQVFKEEDPVNIRAAELMGKLHDKLKEVGYEGHPLELYLVRMLFCLFADDTSIFERDHFNTFIKNRTNEDGSDLGARLGELFYILNQPKDHRLKNLDDDLALFPYVNGKLFEEPLPPAAFDSNMRNILLECCALNWGKISPAIFGSLFQSVMDPKARRNLGAHYTSEKNILKVIKPLFLDDLWKEFETVKDSRNKLLQFHEKISLFRFLDPACGCGNFLVISYRELRLLELEIVKTLQKGQQMTDIAERLKLNVDRFYGIELEEFPSQIAQVGMWLTDHQMNLRVSEEFGEYYIRLPLVKRPNIVQGNALRLDWQSLIDPIPWEKKEQRFDYIFGNPPFSGKHLQDVDQKSDMNLVFRDVKGAGVLDYVSAWYIKAAKYLCENDLQINFDNIKAPFRTRCAFVSTNSITQGEQVSILWNELFSVCL, from the coding sequence ATGGCCCTTTCATGGAATGAAATCAGATCGAGAGCAGTGACCTTTTCAAAAGAATGGGAAAATGAAGCCAGTGAAGATGCTGAAGCAAAATCTTTCTGGGATGCATTCTTTAATGTATTTGGCGTGTCGCGAAGGTTAATTGCCTCTTTCGAAAAACCGGTCAGAAAACTGGATGAATCAACCGGTTATATTGATTTGCTCTGGAAGGGAAATATTCTTGTCGAACACAAATCGAGAGGAAAAAACCTCGATAAAGCCTACAGGCAGGCTCTTGATTATTTTCCGGGTTTAAAAGATTATGAACTGCCGAAATATGTCCTGGTTTCCGATTTTGCCCGTTTCCGGTTGTATGACCTGGAGGAAGACCACCAGGTCGATTTTGAACTGAAAGATTTTTATAAACACATCAAAGAATTCGGTTTTATAGCGGGTTACCAGAAACAGGTTTTTAAAGAGGAAGATCCTGTGAATATCCGGGCAGCCGAGCTGATGGGCAAATTGCACGACAAACTGAAAGAAGTCGGTTACGAAGGACACCCGCTGGAACTCTACCTGGTCCGAATGTTATTTTGTCTTTTTGCGGATGATACCAGTATTTTCGAGCGGGATCATTTCAATACTTTCATTAAAAACAGGACAAATGAGGACGGAAGCGATCTCGGCGCAAGGCTCGGAGAATTGTTTTATATTCTGAACCAGCCGAAAGATCACAGGTTAAAAAACCTGGACGATGATCTTGCCTTATTTCCTTATGTAAACGGAAAACTTTTTGAAGAACCGCTTCCGCCGGCAGCATTCGACAGCAATATGCGGAATATTTTACTGGAATGTTGCGCGCTGAACTGGGGAAAAATCTCGCCGGCCATCTTCGGTTCCTTGTTTCAAAGCGTGATGGATCCCAAAGCCCGCCGTAATCTTGGCGCTCACTACACTTCTGAAAAAAATATCCTCAAAGTCATTAAGCCGCTGTTCCTGGATGATCTGTGGAAAGAATTTGAAACGGTGAAAGACAGCCGCAACAAACTGCTGCAGTTTCACGAAAAGATTTCCCTTTTCCGGTTTCTCGATCCGGCATGCGGTTGTGGCAATTTCCTGGTGATCTCCTACCGTGAGCTTCGGCTGCTTGAGCTTGAAATCGTCAAGACGCTCCAGAAAGGCCAGCAGATGACAGACATTGCCGAGCGTCTCAAGCTGAATGTCGACCGGTTTTACGGCATCGAACTGGAAGAATTCCCTTCGCAGATTGCCCAGGTAGGCATGTGGCTGACCGACCACCAGATGAACCTGCGGGTGAGTGAAGAATTCGGCGAGTACTATATCCGCCTGCCTTTGGTCAAACGACCCAATATTGTCCAGGGTAATGCCCTCCGGCTGGATTGGCAAAGCCTCATCGACCCGATTCCATGGGAGAAAAAAGAGCAACGGTTCGACTATATCTTTGGCAATCCGCCGTTTTCAGGCAAACATCTTCAGGACGTTGATCAGAAGTCGGATATGAATTTGGTTTTCAGAGATGTTAAAGGAGCCGGAGTGCTTGATTATGTTTCAGCCTGGTATATTAAGGCTGCAAAATACCTATGTGAGAATGATTTACAAATTAACTTCGATAATATTAAAGCCCCGTTCAGGACCAGATGTGCATTTGTTTCTACTAATTCTATCACCCAGGGTGAACAAGTCAGTATTCTCTGGAATGAACTATTTAGTGTCTGTCTTTAA
- the tpiA gene encoding triose-phosphate isomerase, with protein sequence MRTKIVAGNWKMNKTFEEADTLIYDILDLLEERGKPDEVDVIICPPFIYLELAGDITEDSPVFVGAQNVSEYESGAYTGEISASMLRSMHIDFAIIGHSERRKYFSETDDELLAKAKTALKHDIAPIFCCGELLEEREAGKHFKIVKQQLEQTIFKLDAEDFARVIIAYEPVWAIGTGVNATSEQAQEMHFYIRELVWQKYGAEAAAEITILYGGSCNTKNAKELFSMPDVDGGLIGGASLKAEEFVQIVLAAGE encoded by the coding sequence ATGAGAACCAAGATCGTCGCCGGTAACTGGAAGATGAACAAGACCTTCGAAGAGGCGGATACACTGATTTATGATATCCTGGATCTGCTGGAAGAAAGGGGAAAACCTGATGAAGTGGATGTTATTATTTGTCCGCCGTTTATTTACCTTGAGCTGGCCGGGGACATTACGGAAGATTCGCCGGTCTTTGTCGGGGCGCAGAATGTCAGCGAGTATGAATCAGGCGCTTATACGGGCGAGATTTCCGCATCCATGCTCCGTTCGATGCATATCGATTTTGCTATTATCGGACATTCCGAAAGAAGAAAGTATTTCAGTGAGACTGATGATGAGCTTCTTGCTAAAGCCAAAACTGCCCTCAAACATGATATTGCCCCTATTTTCTGTTGCGGGGAACTGCTTGAAGAACGTGAGGCGGGTAAGCACTTCAAAATCGTAAAACAACAACTGGAACAAACCATATTCAAGCTTGATGCGGAAGATTTTGCCCGGGTGATCATTGCCTACGAACCAGTCTGGGCTATTGGCACCGGTGTCAACGCCACTTCTGAGCAGGCGCAGGAAATGCACTTCTACATACGGGAGTTGGTCTGGCAGAAATATGGTGCAGAAGCTGCGGCAGAGATTACCATCCTTTATGGAGGAAGCTGTAATACGAAAAATGCAAAGGAACTATTCTCCATGCCCGATGTCGATGGCGGCCTGATCGGCGGAGCTTCCCTGAAAGCAGAAGAATTTGTCCAGATCGTACTGGCGGCTGGGGAATGA
- the prmA gene encoding 50S ribosomal protein L11 methyltransferase, which translates to MVYLEISFFPLNTGEDKSLLMAELLEKGFESFLEEEHSLLAYIPSEIYEEDMVKDLATLRDHPEVKVEVQLLEDKNWNQEWESNYHPVIIAGKCHVRAPFHPPLTNIAYEIIIEPKMAFGTAHHETTRLMATWLLELDVEGKEVLDMGCGTGILAILANKMGARYVIGIDNDECAWRNGLDNFRINEVTEGNVYQGDAALIGMDRFDLILANINRNVLLQDMKAYCEGLVENGMLLLSGFYQKDMETIAVSASGSGLHLTGARNLNDWAVMLFHK; encoded by the coding sequence ATGGTTTACCTCGAAATCTCTTTTTTCCCACTTAACACTGGAGAAGATAAATCCTTGCTGATGGCTGAACTTTTGGAAAAAGGATTCGAGAGCTTCCTGGAAGAGGAACATTCTCTCCTGGCTTATATTCCTTCGGAAATATATGAGGAAGATATGGTGAAAGATCTGGCTACCCTTCGTGATCATCCGGAAGTGAAAGTCGAGGTTCAGCTTTTGGAGGATAAGAATTGGAACCAGGAATGGGAATCAAACTACCATCCGGTTATCATAGCCGGGAAATGCCACGTCCGGGCGCCTTTTCATCCTCCTCTTACAAATATCGCCTATGAAATAATCATTGAACCTAAAATGGCATTCGGAACTGCCCATCACGAAACTACCCGGCTAATGGCAACCTGGCTGCTGGAACTGGATGTTGAAGGAAAAGAAGTCCTTGATATGGGTTGTGGCACAGGAATCCTGGCCATACTGGCCAATAAAATGGGAGCCCGGTACGTTATCGGCATAGATAATGACGAATGCGCATGGCGCAATGGCCTGGATAATTTCAGGATCAATGAAGTAACAGAAGGGAATGTGTACCAGGGAGATGCAGCTTTGATCGGGATGGACCGCTTTGACCTCATCCTGGCGAACATCAACCGGAATGTGCTCTTACAAGACATGAAAGCATACTGTGAAGGCCTGGTTGAAAATGGTATGTTGCTGTTAAGCGGATTTTATCAGAAAGACATGGAAACTATTGCCGTATCTGCTTCCGGATCAGGATTGCATTTAACTGGGGCACGAAACCTTAATGATTGGGCTGTAATGCTTTTTCATAAATAA
- the plsY gene encoding glycerol-3-phosphate 1-O-acyltransferase PlsY: MVAYLIGSIPTSVWVGKIFFKLDVRDYGSGNAGATNTIRVLGWKVGLPVFIFDVFKGWIAVMLAGFFISDEVGNDQLVYLKIALATAVVLGHVFPLLAGFRGGKGVATLLGVGIALYPVTVWIVLAIFIVVLLTTGYVSLGSITGSIVFPFLEIFLFKQENAWLIGLSVLIAIFIPLTHRKNIKRLLKGEESKFRPDRHGNKPDQPV, translated from the coding sequence ATGGTTGCCTACTTAATCGGGTCTATACCAACTTCGGTATGGGTGGGCAAGATTTTTTTCAAGTTGGATGTCCGTGATTACGGCAGCGGAAATGCCGGAGCAACCAATACCATACGGGTGCTCGGTTGGAAAGTAGGTTTGCCTGTATTTATTTTTGATGTTTTTAAAGGCTGGATTGCCGTTATGCTGGCCGGTTTTTTTATTTCTGACGAGGTCGGAAATGATCAATTGGTATATCTGAAAATTGCTTTGGCCACGGCAGTCGTCCTGGGCCATGTTTTTCCTTTATTGGCCGGCTTCCGGGGCGGAAAGGGTGTGGCGACATTACTGGGCGTCGGCATTGCTTTATACCCGGTAACAGTGTGGATCGTCCTGGCTATATTCATCGTAGTATTGCTGACCACAGGTTATGTCTCACTGGGTTCTATCACCGGATCAATAGTATTCCCATTTCTTGAGATATTTCTTTTCAAACAGGAAAATGCGTGGTTGATCGGTTTATCAGTTCTGATTGCCATTTTCATTCCTCTGACCCACCGGAAAAATATCAAGCGATTACTAAAAGGAGAAGAATCGAAATTCAGGCCTGATCGTCATGGTAATAAGCCCGATCAGCCGGTGTGA
- the dnaN gene encoding DNA polymerase III subunit beta yields the protein MKFIVSSSVLLRNLSALSGVISSSNTLPILDDFLFELREEQLFVTASDLETTMTVSIPLTKAEESGAVTIPAKILLDTLKTFYDIPVIFTINPESLLVEISAGEGKYKMSGHSSDEFPQSPALDGTSKLTVSAGVLVDAINKTIFATGSDELRPVMSGVYCELSPDYLTFVATDAHKLVRYRRKDAHSDQVTSFILPKKPLNQLKGILANKEFDVNIEYSQTNSLFTFENFRLICRLIDGKYPNYDAVIPTNNPNVLTVDRGQLLNSIKRVALFANQSTHQIRFRLSGKELVLSAEDIDFANEAKERLTCSYEGDDMEIGFNSRFLQDMILNVTTEQVKFEMSAPNRAGLILPIDNENKDEEILMLVMPVMLN from the coding sequence ATGAAATTCATTGTATCAAGTTCGGTTTTACTGAGGAACCTGTCGGCCCTGAGCGGGGTGATCAGCTCTTCCAATACATTGCCAATCCTGGATGATTTCCTGTTTGAGCTTAGGGAGGAGCAGCTTTTTGTAACAGCATCAGACCTGGAAACAACCATGACTGTTTCCATTCCGCTGACCAAGGCTGAAGAATCAGGTGCAGTGACCATACCGGCAAAAATATTGCTTGATACACTTAAAACATTTTACGATATCCCGGTAATCTTTACGATCAACCCCGAATCCCTGCTGGTTGAAATTTCTGCAGGTGAAGGTAAGTACAAGATGAGCGGTCACAGCAGCGACGAATTCCCGCAATCCCCGGCTCTTGATGGCACTTCCAAACTGACTGTAAGCGCGGGAGTGCTTGTCGATGCCATTAATAAGACAATTTTTGCCACCGGCAGCGATGAATTGCGACCTGTCATGTCCGGCGTATATTGTGAACTCTCTCCTGATTATCTCACTTTTGTGGCTACCGATGCGCATAAACTTGTGAGGTACAGGAGAAAAGACGCACACTCAGACCAGGTGACGTCCTTTATCCTGCCAAAAAAACCTTTGAACCAGCTTAAAGGTATCCTTGCGAATAAGGAATTTGATGTGAATATCGAATATTCCCAGACTAATTCTTTGTTTACATTCGAAAATTTCAGGCTGATCTGCCGCCTGATCGACGGGAAGTACCCGAATTATGATGCAGTCATTCCGACGAACAACCCAAATGTCCTTACTGTTGATCGTGGCCAGCTGCTGAATTCAATCAAGCGCGTGGCTTTGTTTGCCAATCAATCAACCCACCAGATCCGCTTCCGCCTCTCCGGCAAAGAACTGGTCCTGTCAGCAGAAGATATCGACTTCGCCAATGAAGCCAAGGAACGGCTGACTTGCAGCTATGAGGGTGATGATATGGAAATTGGCTTTAATTCCCGCTTCCTGCAGGATATGATCCTCAATGTCACTACCGAACAGGTAAAGTTTGAAATGTCAGCCCCGAACCGGGCAGGTCTGATTTTACCCATCGACAATGAGAATAAAGATGAGGAGATCCTCATGCTCGTCATGCCGGTTATGTTGAATTGA
- a CDS encoding nuclear transport factor 2 family protein, whose product MIQNNFIPELYRAIDAKDANKLVSNITEDSIFRFANIPAVEGKENITAFLTGFFQSIKAIRHSDLEYWNAVDVWFVTGYVNYTRFDDSVLKVPFAVLLKMKADLIREFLIFVDNSELYK is encoded by the coding sequence ATGATCCAAAATAACTTCATTCCTGAATTGTACCGTGCAATAGATGCAAAGGATGCAAATAAACTGGTCAGCAATATAACCGAAGATTCAATATTCAGATTTGCCAATATTCCGGCAGTTGAAGGAAAAGAGAATATCACCGCATTTCTCACCGGATTCTTTCAATCAATAAAAGCCATCCGTCATTCAGACCTTGAATACTGGAATGCGGTGGATGTGTGGTTTGTTACAGGCTATGTCAATTACACCCGTTTCGATGATTCCGTCCTTAAAGTGCCTTTTGCTGTTTTATTAAAGATGAAAGCCGATCTTATCAGGGAATTCCTGATTTTCGTGGATAATTCGGAGTTGTATAAGTGA
- a CDS encoding kinase/pyrophosphorylase: MHQIFVASDGTGRTAEQAVRAAMTQFPDQDIEILRFSDIRTNLQIQQLVQQAIGMRAFIVHTLVSDKLREELFRVARLHDVETIDLMGPLLDRMSDQFSVNPSEQPGLFRVINESYFRRIETMQFAFNHDDGKRVEELKKAEIVLLGVSRTFKTPLSIFLAFKQWFVANVPIVLGIPMPEIIYQIPPDKVFCLSTYPNRLTQLRKARQERLGGTTSEYANLDYVKRECLYASQIFSSQPKWQRINVTSKAIEEIASEIIALMPKKSEDRRQETEENE; the protein is encoded by the coding sequence ATGCACCAAATTTTTGTGGCATCAGATGGTACGGGGCGGACGGCAGAACAGGCTGTCAGAGCTGCCATGACGCAGTTTCCCGATCAGGACATTGAGATCCTCCGGTTTAGCGATATCCGCACCAATTTACAAATCCAGCAGCTTGTTCAGCAGGCCATCGGGATGAGAGCCTTCATCGTTCATACCCTCGTCAGTGATAAGCTCAGGGAGGAGCTTTTCCGGGTTGCAAGGCTACACGATGTGGAAACTATCGACCTGATGGGCCCATTGCTAGACAGGATGTCGGATCAGTTTTCAGTTAATCCCAGCGAACAGCCTGGACTTTTCAGGGTAATTAACGAGTCTTATTTCAGGCGGATAGAGACCATGCAGTTTGCCTTCAACCATGATGATGGCAAACGGGTCGAAGAACTTAAAAAAGCGGAAATCGTCCTGCTGGGTGTCAGCCGTACCTTTAAAACCCCGTTAAGTATATTCCTTGCGTTTAAGCAGTGGTTTGTCGCCAATGTGCCTATTGTGCTGGGCATCCCAATGCCGGAAATCATTTACCAGATTCCGCCCGATAAGGTTTTTTGCCTGAGCACTTACCCGAATCGGTTAACCCAGTTGCGGAAAGCCCGCCAGGAAAGACTGGGCGGAACAACCAGTGAGTATGCCAACCTGGATTACGTCAAGAGGGAATGCCTGTATGCTTCACAAATCTTTTCCAGCCAGCCCAAATGGCAAAGGATCAATGTTACCAGCAAAGCTATTGAGGAGATTGCATCTGAAATTATTGCATTAATGCCTAAGAAGTCAGAAGACAGAAGACAGGAGACAGAAGAAAACGAATAG
- a CDS encoding T9SS type A sorting domain-containing protein — translation MKCFIISLSALCLFNFTLFAQDTTYQSPSNVRNGSDHLPNQVDLMWTPPSGWIPSPVDRWYDYDRGIYGGDAIGSCPGCPVEVAIRWDANHFNLYDSLYISKIRYVLRESALDHALRVYQKEGEIFDTLLNYPLEENLVYYVFDTMEFAPILLDISKELWVGLWVSDLGPGYPLAVGNSPVIDGYGNMIKIYYYGYWQTLTEINPDFRWPWNLGAYLETPNDSIIYPVFNVYRAIDNLPYERIHEGHLFDTIYHDYIHDLGPCYLYYYVTCVYEDGESMPSDTLHISLVNTPEIIQNNKIKVFPNPASDHVSIESARGKINSISLIDSHGSAVMEEIVGDERIDLDISHLNSSIYIIKVITKEGFFTSKLLVVKQ, via the coding sequence ATGAAATGTTTCATTATCAGTTTATCGGCTCTTTGTTTATTTAACTTCACATTATTCGCCCAGGATACAACCTACCAATCTCCTTCCAATGTGCGCAATGGTTCTGATCATTTGCCCAATCAGGTGGATTTGATGTGGACACCACCTTCTGGTTGGATTCCATCACCTGTTGACCGATGGTATGATTATGACCGGGGGATTTATGGTGGAGATGCAATAGGATCGTGTCCCGGATGTCCGGTAGAAGTTGCCATAAGATGGGATGCCAATCATTTCAACCTGTATGATTCCCTTTATATTTCGAAAATCAGATATGTTTTAAGGGAATCTGCATTAGATCATGCACTTAGAGTATACCAGAAGGAAGGTGAAATATTTGACACATTATTAAATTATCCATTGGAAGAGAACCTGGTTTACTATGTTTTCGATACAATGGAATTTGCACCCATTCTGCTGGACATTTCAAAAGAACTCTGGGTGGGACTATGGGTCAGCGATCTGGGGCCTGGATACCCCCTGGCGGTAGGAAATTCTCCTGTTATTGACGGGTATGGAAATATGATTAAGATTTATTATTATGGATACTGGCAAACATTGACTGAAATTAACCCCGATTTTCGTTGGCCATGGAATTTAGGAGCATACCTGGAAACACCGAATGACTCAATCATTTATCCCGTGTTTAATGTTTACAGGGCTATTGATAATCTCCCTTATGAAAGAATCCATGAAGGCCATTTATTTGATACCATTTATCATGATTACATTCATGATCTTGGTCCCTGCTACCTTTATTATTATGTAACCTGTGTTTATGAAGATGGGGAATCAATGCCTTCCGATACGCTTCATATCTCACTTGTAAATACTCCGGAGATTATTCAGAATAATAAAATCAAAGTCTTTCCAAATCCCGCATCAGATCATGTATCCATAGAATCTGCCAGAGGAAAGATTAATTCAATTTCATTGATCGACAGCCACGGAAGTGCAGTAATGGAAGAAATAGTGGGTGATGAACGAATTGACCTGGATATATCACACCTAAACAGTTCTATTTATATCATCAAAGTAATTACGAAGGAAGGATTTTTTACCTCCAAATTGCTGGTAGTAAAACAGTGA
- the pckA gene encoding phosphoenolpyruvate carboxykinase (ATP), with protein MANQEKIREDLNKYGIRDVIEIVYNPSFDYLYEEELSPDLDGYEKGVLTELGAVNVMTGIFTGRSPKDKYIVLDDKSKETVWWAAPTNRSDNKPVDHTVWNHCYDLGANQLSGKKLYVVDGFAGTNKDTRINIRFIMEVAWQAHFIKNMFIRPSDAELESFKPDFVVLNAAKTVNFEWQNMKRTDGVPLNSEVFVIFNLTEGKAVIGGSWYGGEMKKGIFSIMNYYLPLKGIAAMHCSANVGKDGDTAIFFGLSGTGKTTLSTDPKRALIGDDEHGWDDEGIFNFEGGCYAKCINLDKESEPDIYHAIKRDALLENVTVNKNGKIDFNDGSVTQNTRVSYPIYHIDNIVKPVSKAGPAKKVIFLTADAYGVMPPVSRLTPDQTQYHFLSGFTAKLAGTERGVTTPQPTFSACFGAAFLLLHPTKYGEELVKRMEANGAEAFLVNTGWNGTGKRISIKDTRRIIDAILDGSINKAKTKTIPIFNLKVPIALHDVDPGILDPRDTYADPEEWYKKARELGALFIKNFNQYTDNEQGKRLVAAGPQV; from the coding sequence ATGGCTAATCAGGAGAAGATCAGGGAAGATCTGAATAAATACGGCATTCGTGATGTCATAGAAATAGTTTATAACCCTTCATTCGATTATTTGTATGAAGAAGAGCTAAGCCCTGATTTGGATGGATATGAGAAAGGTGTTCTCACAGAACTCGGGGCTGTTAATGTCATGACCGGCATCTTTACCGGCCGTTCACCGAAAGACAAATACATAGTCCTTGATGACAAGTCAAAAGAGACGGTTTGGTGGGCTGCCCCGACCAACCGCTCTGATAACAAACCGGTTGACCATACTGTATGGAATCACTGCTATGACCTTGGCGCCAATCAATTATCCGGCAAAAAGTTATATGTTGTAGATGGTTTTGCCGGTACCAACAAGGATACCCGCATCAATATCCGGTTTATTATGGAGGTTGCATGGCAGGCACATTTTATAAAGAATATGTTCATTCGTCCTTCAGATGCGGAACTTGAATCTTTCAAACCGGATTTTGTCGTACTGAATGCTGCCAAAACTGTCAACTTTGAATGGCAAAACATGAAGCGGACTGACGGTGTTCCGCTTAACTCGGAAGTATTCGTCATCTTCAACCTGACAGAGGGAAAAGCCGTAATTGGCGGAAGCTGGTATGGCGGGGAAATGAAAAAAGGCATCTTCTCCATCATGAATTATTACCTGCCTCTCAAAGGAATTGCAGCCATGCACTGTTCTGCAAACGTCGGCAAAGACGGAGATACAGCGATATTTTTCGGCCTGTCGGGAACGGGAAAAACTACCCTTTCCACCGACCCAAAACGTGCATTAATCGGTGATGATGAACACGGCTGGGATGATGAAGGCATCTTCAATTTTGAAGGAGGATGTTATGCCAAATGCATTAACCTTGATAAGGAGAGTGAGCCTGATATTTACCATGCCATTAAAAGAGATGCGTTGCTTGAGAATGTCACTGTTAACAAGAATGGAAAAATTGATTTCAATGATGGGTCAGTTACGCAGAATACACGTGTCTCCTACCCTATCTATCATATTGATAATATCGTCAAACCGGTTTCCAAAGCCGGTCCGGCAAAAAAAGTCATCTTCCTGACTGCCGATGCATATGGTGTTATGCCACCGGTATCCAGACTCACACCTGATCAGACTCAATATCATTTCCTTTCAGGATTCACGGCAAAGCTTGCCGGTACCGAAAGAGGTGTAACAACACCCCAGCCAACTTTCTCAGCCTGTTTTGGGGCTGCTTTCCTGTTATTACATCCGACTAAATATGGCGAAGAGCTTGTAAAACGGATGGAAGCCAACGGTGCAGAGGCATTCCTGGTCAATACCGGCTGGAATGGCACAGGAAAACGTATTTCGATCAAAGATACCCGGCGGATTATCGATGCAATTCTTGACGGTTCGATAAATAAAGCCAAAACCAAGACGATCCCGATCTTCAACCTGAAAGTACCCATTGCCTTGCATGACGTCGATCCTGGTATTCTTGATCCGAGAGATACTTACGCTGATCCTGAAGAGTGGTACAAAAAAGCCCGTGAATTAGGTGCTTTGTTTATTAAGAATTTCAATCAATATACTGATAACGAGCAGGGGAAGAGGCTGGTGGCTGCAGGACCGCAGGTTTAG
- a CDS encoding bifunctional lysine ketoglutarate reductase /saccharopine dehydrogenase family protein: MMKKIGIRYEDKYVMERRVPLVPAHLKKLIEEEGVEFFVETSAKRVYSDEEYEAVGANVTDDLSDCPVIFGVKEIPIERLEADKTYIFFSHVIKGQPHNMSMLRRLMELNCSLIDYERVVDEMGKRLIFFGRYAGLAGMINSLWSLGQRLEESGIITPFLDIAQTHNYHSLGEARKVVSKVGQKIIERGLPPELKPVVIGITGYGNVSQGVQEIASLLPVKEILPDELLSLHKHAHLPDNIIYKVVFKEEHLVEPVNPEDKFELLDYYQHPEKYKSQFEKYLPYLTVLVNCIYWDQRYPRLLTKDFTEQLFKEGAPKLTVVGDITCDPEGSVEITHKGTEIENPVFVYNPFTREPSDGFKGEGLLVMAVDILPSELPRDASRFFSDVLWRYVAPIAKADFDLPFSKMRLPGPVRKAMILFKGEFTPDYEYLKKFLI; encoded by the coding sequence ATGATGAAAAAAATCGGGATCCGTTACGAAGACAAATACGTCATGGAACGCCGTGTGCCGCTTGTACCCGCCCACCTTAAAAAACTTATTGAAGAAGAAGGAGTGGAGTTTTTTGTTGAAACTTCTGCCAAGAGAGTCTATTCTGATGAAGAATATGAAGCTGTCGGTGCTAATGTCACCGATGACCTGAGCGATTGCCCTGTGATCTTTGGCGTGAAGGAAATCCCCATTGAGCGCCTGGAAGCTGATAAAACCTATATCTTTTTCTCCCACGTCATCAAAGGACAACCGCACAATATGTCCATGCTGAGACGGCTGATGGAACTCAACTGCAGTTTGATCGATTATGAGCGGGTAGTAGATGAGATGGGTAAAAGACTGATCTTTTTCGGGCGATATGCAGGCCTGGCAGGGATGATCAATTCACTATGGTCGCTTGGACAACGCCTGGAAGAATCGGGTATCATTACACCATTCCTTGATATCGCCCAGACACATAACTATCACTCCCTTGGCGAAGCTCGCAAAGTTGTATCCAAAGTCGGCCAGAAGATTATCGAAAGGGGCCTTCCGCCGGAACTTAAGCCGGTCGTGATCGGGATTACGGGTTACGGGAATGTTTCCCAGGGAGTACAGGAAATCGCTTCACTGCTACCTGTAAAGGAAATCCTGCCCGATGAGTTGCTGTCATTACATAAGCATGCGCATCTTCCTGATAATATCATCTATAAAGTCGTTTTTAAGGAAGAACACCTCGTTGAACCTGTAAACCCGGAAGATAAATTCGAATTGCTTGACTATTATCAGCATCCTGAAAAATACAAGAGCCAGTTTGAAAAATATCTCCCTTACCTGACTGTACTTGTTAACTGCATTTATTGGGACCAGCGGTATCCCAGGCTTTTGACCAAAGATTTCACTGAGCAGTTATTTAAAGAAGGTGCACCAAAGCTAACTGTTGTCGGCGATATCACCTGTGACCCGGAAGGTTCGGTTGAAATTACGCACAAAGGCACGGAAATCGAGAATCCTGTTTTCGTGTATAATCCTTTTACCCGTGAGCCTTCTGACGGCTTTAAAGGGGAAGGGCTGCTTGTGATGGCGGTAGATATTCTGCCCAGTGAACTTCCCAGGGATGCTTCCCGGTTTTTCAGTGATGTGCTCTGGCGCTACGTGGCCCCCATTGCAAAAGCCGATTTCGATCTGCCATTTTCAAAGATGCGCCTTCCCGGCCCGGTCCGTAAGGCAATGATCCTGTTCAAAGGCGAGTTTACACCGGATTATGAGTATTTGAAGAAGTTTTTAATTTAA